The genome window CACGGGGAAGTATCCGGGTTGATTTCCGAATTCGGATTTCGGCGCACTGCCGCCACCCACATCCTTTGAAAACGAAACCTCGAACAACGAGAACTCATGAATGAATAATGCGGGCTAGAAGCGCAACGCGTCGGGTGTAAACTGTTATGCACCAACGAAACACGCGGAGGATCGTCATGAAGGGATGTCAGAGGTTGTTCTTGTCCGCGACTCTAGTCGCCATCGTTTTTGCCGGGGAGCCCGCCATCGCCCAGGAAGCCACCGGCGGACTTCGTTACACGGTGACCGTCACCAAGTTCGAGAATCAGTCTGGCTGGCATGGCCACTGGGATCTGGGCGACGCCTGGGACACAGTCCTCACCGACATGCTCAACCAGACCGGCAAGTTCATCGTCCTCGGTGAGACCGACATGCGTGCTGCGGCTCTCGATGAACAGGACTTCGCAGCGTCCGGGCGCACGGCAGGAGGCAAAAAGGCACCTGTGACTGGACAGATGACACCCGCCCAGTTGCTTGTCAAGGGAGCCATCACTCACGTTCAGGGAGACACCGGTGGAGGCGGTGGTGGGATCCGCGTGAAAGGTTTCAACATCGGTGGCGGCGGCGGCAAGGGCGAGGTCAACGCGACAATCTACATCGTTGATTCGACGACCGGTCAGGTCCTGGCGTCAAAGAGCGTCGTCGGCACTCACAAGCGCCAGAACCTCGGCGTCGGATACAACACGGGCAGCTGGGGAGCAGCGTTTGGCGGAAACAAGAAGGACAACGTCGGGCTGGCGGTGCAAGACGCGTGCGCCGAAGCGGTGGACTTCATGGTCGAACAGCTGCCGAACTTCTCCTGGACTGGCTCGGTTGTACTCACGAAGAACGGAAAGGTCTACGTCAACCGCGGCACTCGTGAAGGTGTTTCTGTAGGGCAGGAGTTTGTCGTCGGCGAAGCCGATATTCTTCGTGATCCGGACACCGGCGAGGTGCTCGACGAGAGCATGAACGAGATTGCGCGCCTCACCGTCAGCCAGGTCAAGGAAAAGATCTCCATTTGCGACGTCACCTCGGGTGATGCATCTGCGGTGGCAAAGGGTATGGATGTTCATCTGCCCTGACCGAATGGATTGCCGAAAACCAAGCCGCCGTGCTTTGGCGCGGCGGTTTTTTCATTGACTCTTTTCTACAATGTATAATTTTATTGGGGTAAAGCCCAGAGGGCGCACGACTTGATTCAACGTACGACGAAGCTCATCGTGTGTGTGATGTTGGCAGGTGCCGGCGTGATCACCTCCCAGGTTAGCGAGTACCGGACTGTCGAAAACCCTTTTCAGGATGACTTCGAGTTCACCGTCAATTCTGATCTCCAGCCGATGGTCGAGATCTCGGGTGTTCGCTGGTCACGATTTGGGGTCCACGTCCGCGGTGATCGTGACATCGAGCCCGAAAAGGACATGCCGATCACGGTCGAACTCGGGTTCGTCAACACCAACCCGGAGGGGGTCAAGGTTCTCGTCATTGCTCTGTTCGAAGACACCTACGGGAATCCACTCGATCGGATCGAGTGCGCCCAGGTGAACGCTGCGACCAATCGGCTCAAGGAATCGACCCAGAAATTCAAGGTCTCCGGTCGGACACTGGAATCGATGCAGCGCGTCTACCTGTATTGTGAGATCGAGCGCTAATCCGCCGCTCCCGGCCTGTTGTCACCACTCCTCCCGCCCGCTGTTCATACCTCATCTGCGGGAGG of Acidobacteriota bacterium contains these proteins:
- a CDS encoding CsgG/HfaB family protein; translation: MKGCQRLFLSATLVAIVFAGEPAIAQEATGGLRYTVTVTKFENQSGWHGHWDLGDAWDTVLTDMLNQTGKFIVLGETDMRAAALDEQDFAASGRTAGGKKAPVTGQMTPAQLLVKGAITHVQGDTGGGGGGIRVKGFNIGGGGGKGEVNATIYIVDSTTGQVLASKSVVGTHKRQNLGVGYNTGSWGAAFGGNKKDNVGLAVQDACAEAVDFMVEQLPNFSWTGSVVLTKNGKVYVNRGTREGVSVGQEFVVGEADILRDPDTGEVLDESMNEIARLTVSQVKEKISICDVTSGDASAVAKGMDVHLP